The following coding sequences lie in one Oceanicola sp. 502str15 genomic window:
- a CDS encoding mandelate racemase/muconate lactonizing enzyme family protein: protein MKLADLDIIVTSPPAPGWGGRYWILVKLTTACGIVGWGEVYAASVGPEAMRGVIADVFARHMEGESPENIELMFRRAYSAGFTQRPDLTVMGAFSGLEMACWDIVGKARERPVWALIGGRTNARLRAYTYLYPEEGMALPEFWNSPEMAAEVAQKRVEEGWTAVKFDPAGPYTVRGGHEPSASDISRSVAFCEQIRAAVGDRADLLFGTHGQFSVSGALRMGRAIAHTDPLWFEEPVPPDNVGAMAKVASGQPVPVATGERLTTKAEFAPVLRAGAAAILQPALGRVGGIGEARKVAAMAEVYNVQVAPHLYAGPVEFAANIALGVAIPNLLMVECIETEFHRALVKGAIRVERGHVVPPEGPGLGIEVDEALARAHPWEGAGLHLEMQDGPCEYGAPNAFEGGAPR from the coding sequence ATGAAACTTGCCGATTTGGATATCATCGTCACCTCGCCCCCTGCCCCCGGTTGGGGCGGGCGCTACTGGATATTGGTGAAGCTCACCACCGCCTGCGGGATCGTGGGCTGGGGCGAGGTTTATGCCGCCTCGGTGGGGCCGGAGGCGATGCGGGGCGTGATTGCGGATGTGTTTGCGCGGCACATGGAGGGGGAGAGCCCGGAGAACATCGAGCTGATGTTTCGGCGGGCCTATTCGGCCGGGTTTACCCAGCGGCCCGACCTGACGGTGATGGGCGCGTTCTCGGGCCTCGAGATGGCCTGTTGGGACATTGTCGGCAAGGCGCGGGAGCGGCCGGTTTGGGCGCTGATCGGCGGGCGCACGAATGCGCGGCTCAGGGCCTATACCTATCTTTATCCCGAGGAAGGCATGGCGCTGCCGGAGTTCTGGAACAGCCCGGAAATGGCGGCGGAGGTGGCCCAGAAGCGGGTGGAGGAAGGCTGGACGGCGGTGAAATTCGACCCGGCGGGGCCTTACACGGTGCGCGGGGGGCATGAGCCTTCGGCCTCGGACATTTCGCGCTCGGTGGCGTTTTGCGAGCAGATCCGCGCAGCGGTGGGGGACCGGGCGGATTTGTTGTTTGGCACACATGGGCAGTTTTCGGTTTCGGGCGCCTTGCGGATGGGGCGGGCGATTGCGCATACCGATCCGCTCTGGTTCGAGGAGCCGGTGCCGCCGGACAATGTGGGCGCGATGGCGAAGGTGGCCAGCGGGCAGCCGGTGCCGGTGGCGACGGGGGAGCGGCTGACCACCAAGGCGGAGTTTGCGCCGGTGTTGCGCGCAGGCGCGGCGGCGATCTTGCAGCCTGCGCTGGGGCGCGTGGGTGGCATTGGCGAGGCGCGGAAGGTGGCGGCGATGGCCGAGGTCTACAACGTGCAGGTTGCGCCGCACCTCTATGCCGGGCCGGTGGAGTTTGCGGCCAATATCGCGCTTGGCGTGGCGATTCCGAACCTGCTGATGGTGGAGTGCATCGAGACCGAATTTCACCGGGCGCTGGTGAAGGGGGCGATCCGGGTGGAGCGCGGCCATGTGGTGCCGCCTGAAGGGCCGGGGCTGGGGATCGAGGTGGATGAGGCGCTGGCGCGGGCGCATCCTTGGGAGGGCGCGGGCCTGCATCTGGAGATGCAGGACGGGCCTTGCGAATACGGCGCGCCGAATGCCTTTGAGGGCGGGGCGCCACGGTGA
- a CDS encoding glutamine amidotransferase: MKPFLVLQLRPETEASDDEFAAILAKGGLDEADTRRVRLDCEDLGAVRLGDYSGVIVGGGPGCVSDAPEEKSPVEAKIEAAVLGLMPEVVARDFPFLGCCYGIGILGKALGGAVGKGRFGEAVGTSACRVVADDPLLEGVAERFDAFVGHKEAMEALPEGCVQLVESGPCPFQMVRHGANVYATQFHPEADAAGFETRIRVYRNKGYFAPEEADGLIAMCRAAEVTEPEKILRNFVARYRA; encoded by the coding sequence GTGAAACCGTTTCTCGTATTGCAGCTCAGGCCCGAGACCGAGGCCAGCGACGACGAGTTTGCCGCCATTCTCGCCAAGGGCGGGTTGGACGAGGCCGACACGCGCCGGGTGCGGCTGGATTGCGAGGATTTGGGCGCGGTGCGGCTGGGCGACTATTCCGGCGTGATCGTCGGCGGCGGTCCGGGCTGCGTGAGCGATGCGCCCGAGGAGAAGAGCCCGGTGGAGGCGAAGATCGAGGCCGCCGTGCTGGGGCTGATGCCGGAAGTGGTGGCGCGGGATTTTCCGTTTCTGGGCTGCTGTTACGGGATCGGGATCTTGGGCAAGGCGCTTGGCGGGGCGGTCGGCAAGGGGCGGTTTGGCGAGGCGGTGGGGACGAGTGCCTGCCGGGTGGTGGCGGATGACCCGCTGCTGGAGGGGGTGGCCGAGAGATTTGATGCCTTCGTCGGCCACAAGGAGGCGATGGAGGCGCTGCCGGAGGGCTGCGTGCAACTTGTGGAGAGCGGGCCCTGCCCGTTTCAGATGGTGCGCCATGGGGCGAATGTGTACGCCACCCAGTTTCACCCCGAGGCGGATGCGGCGGGGTTTGAAACGCGGATCAGGGTTTATCGGAACAAGGGGTATTTCGCGCCCGAGGAGGCCGACGGGTTGATTGCGATGTGCCGCGCGGCGGAAGTGACGGAGCCGGAGAAGATTTTGCGGAACTTCGTGGCGCGCTATCGGGCTTGA
- a CDS encoding endonuclease/exonuclease/phosphatase family protein translates to MRRTLKTLALLLLALPLLACALHVAHSGSAPVPPHPKGTLRVASYNTHYIVLNQPEGAWSVADWDRRKAPMAEALRAIDADIIAFQEMESFQRGDDGSTNLTRDYLLAELPAYRAAAAGPWRTFPATQPIFYRASRLRPVDEGWFFFSKTPDTIYSRTFNGSWPAFASWAEFETSQGKRLRVVNVHFEYKSRSNRRLSAALTRDRLAPVIAAGTPTILLGDLNAMHGAATLRILEEAGLTFAPTRGATYHMNAGINLLGAIDHVAASTGITVTKPLVLREKFNGEWPSDHYPVYTDITLP, encoded by the coding sequence ATGCGCCGCACCCTCAAAACCCTCGCCCTCCTCCTCCTCGCCCTGCCGCTGCTGGCCTGCGCCCTGCACGTCGCGCACTCCGGCTCCGCCCCCGTCCCGCCCCATCCCAAGGGAACCCTCCGCGTCGCCAGCTACAACACCCATTACATCGTGCTGAACCAGCCCGAGGGCGCATGGTCCGTTGCCGACTGGGACCGCCGCAAGGCCCCCATGGCCGAGGCCCTGCGCGCCATCGACGCCGACATCATCGCCTTCCAGGAAATGGAAAGCTTCCAGCGCGGCGATGACGGCTCCACCAACCTCACCCGCGACTACCTCCTCGCCGAACTCCCCGCCTACCGAGCCGCCGCCGCCGGCCCCTGGCGCACCTTCCCCGCCACCCAACCCATCTTCTACCGCGCCTCCCGCCTGCGCCCCGTCGACGAAGGATGGTTCTTCTTCTCCAAAACCCCCGACACCATCTACTCCCGCACCTTCAACGGCTCCTGGCCCGCCTTCGCCTCCTGGGCCGAGTTCGAAACCTCCCAAGGCAAGCGCCTCCGCGTGGTCAACGTCCACTTCGAATACAAGTCCCGCTCCAACCGCCGCCTCTCCGCCGCCCTCACCCGAGACCGCCTCGCCCCCGTCATCGCCGCCGGAACGCCCACCATCCTGCTCGGAGACCTCAACGCCATGCACGGCGCCGCAACCCTGCGCATCCTCGAAGAGGCCGGCCTCACCTTCGCCCCCACCCGCGGCGCGACCTACCACATGAACGCCGGCATCAACCTCCTCGGCGCGATCGACCACGTCGCCGCCAGCACAGGCATCACCGTTACCAAGCCCTTGGTTCTGCGTGAAAAGTTCAACGGCGAATGGCCCTCCGACCATTACCCCGTCTATACCGACATCACCCTGCCGTAG
- a CDS encoding DUF302 domain-containing protein produces the protein MKPLGLALTLTLLAAPALAEPPITYPYEGSFADATFAVENAIIGQGLVVDHTSHVGEMLARTGSDLGATKEIFEAADVFLFCSATLSREVMEADPLNIQHCPYAIFVTQIDGKVQIGHRDYPEGPMEAVEQLLKTIATEATAF, from the coding sequence ATGAAACCTCTCGGCCTTGCCTTGACCCTCACCCTGCTCGCCGCCCCCGCGCTGGCCGAGCCGCCCATCACCTACCCCTATGAAGGCAGCTTTGCTGACGCCACCTTCGCCGTCGAGAATGCCATCATCGGGCAGGGCCTCGTCGTCGATCACACCTCCCACGTGGGCGAAATGCTCGCCCGCACCGGCTCCGATCTCGGCGCCACCAAGGAGATCTTCGAGGCCGCCGACGTCTTCCTTTTCTGCTCCGCCACCCTCTCCCGCGAGGTGATGGAGGCCGACCCCCTCAACATCCAGCACTGCCCCTACGCCATCTTCGTCACCCAGATCGACGGAAAGGTGCAAATCGGCCACCGCGACTACCCCGAAGGCCCGATGGAGGCCGTCGAACAACTGCTCAAAACCATCGCCACCGAAGCCACCGCCTTCTAG
- the soxB gene encoding thiosulfohydrolase SoxB: MISRRDFLQVGMAASALYGASGFGNWSRLAAQQALTQDQLLAAENFGNVSLIHVTDIHAQLKPIWYREPSVNIGVGPGKGQPPHITGAEFRRAYGIADGSPAHYALTSGDFAALAAEYGRVGGLDRIATVINAIRADRPDALLLDGGDTWHGSYTCLQTNGQDMVDAMNALKPDAMTFHWEFTLGSERVQQIVEGLPFAALGQNIFDAEWDEPAELFKPYQMFERGGVQVAVIGQAFPYMPIANPGWMFPEYSFGIRDEHMAAMVEEVRAAGAELVVCLSHNGFDVDKKMAAVVPGIDVILSGHTHDALPEPVVVGDTIIIASGSHGKFVSRVDLDVREGRMMGFRHKLIPIFSDVIAPDPEMAALIDQTRAPYEAELSEVIGTTDATLYRRGNFNGTWDDVICDALLSQRDAQIALSPGVRWGASMVPGQEITREDIFNVTAMTYPEAYRTEMTGEFLKVVLEDVADNIFNPDPFYQQGGDMVRTGGLSYTIDIAKPQGQRISNLALLSGEAIDPARSYTVAGWASVNEGTEGPPVWEVVEAHIRALGTLSPGENTSVTVIE; this comes from the coding sequence ATGATCTCCCGCCGCGATTTTCTCCAGGTCGGCATGGCCGCCTCCGCCCTCTACGGCGCATCCGGCTTCGGCAACTGGTCCCGCCTCGCCGCCCAGCAGGCCCTGACCCAGGATCAGCTTCTCGCCGCCGAGAACTTCGGCAACGTCTCCCTGATCCACGTCACCGACATCCACGCCCAGCTCAAGCCGATCTGGTATCGCGAGCCCTCGGTCAACATCGGCGTCGGTCCCGGCAAGGGCCAGCCGCCCCATATCACCGGCGCCGAGTTCCGCCGCGCCTACGGCATCGCCGATGGCTCCCCCGCCCATTACGCCCTCACCTCCGGCGATTTCGCCGCCCTGGCCGCCGAATACGGCCGCGTCGGCGGGCTCGACCGCATCGCCACCGTCATCAACGCCATCCGCGCCGACCGCCCCGACGCGCTCCTGCTCGATGGCGGCGACACCTGGCACGGCTCCTACACCTGCCTGCAAACGAACGGGCAGGACATGGTCGATGCGATGAACGCGCTGAAACCCGATGCGATGACGTTCCACTGGGAGTTCACCCTCGGCTCCGAGCGCGTTCAACAGATCGTCGAGGGCCTGCCCTTCGCCGCGCTGGGCCAGAACATCTTCGATGCCGAGTGGGACGAGCCCGCCGAGCTGTTCAAACCCTACCAGATGTTCGAGCGCGGCGGCGTTCAGGTGGCCGTCATCGGCCAGGCCTTCCCCTACATGCCCATCGCCAACCCCGGCTGGATGTTCCCCGAATACAGCTTCGGCATCCGCGACGAGCATATGGCCGCCATGGTCGAAGAGGTCCGCGCCGCCGGGGCCGAGCTGGTCGTCTGCCTCTCCCACAATGGCTTCGACGTCGACAAGAAGATGGCCGCCGTGGTGCCGGGGATCGACGTGATCCTCTCCGGCCACACCCACGACGCGCTCCCCGAACCCGTGGTGGTGGGCGACACCATCATCATCGCCTCCGGCTCCCACGGCAAGTTCGTCTCCCGGGTCGATCTCGACGTGCGCGAGGGCCGGATGATGGGCTTCCGCCACAAGCTCATCCCGATCTTCTCCGATGTCATCGCGCCCGACCCGGAGATGGCCGCGCTGATTGACCAGACCCGCGCGCCCTACGAGGCCGAGCTCTCCGAGGTCATCGGCACCACCGACGCCACCCTCTACCGCCGCGGCAACTTCAACGGCACATGGGATGACGTCATCTGCGACGCCCTCCTGTCCCAGCGCGATGCGCAAATCGCCCTGTCGCCCGGCGTCCGCTGGGGCGCCTCAATGGTGCCGGGGCAGGAGATCACCCGCGAAGACATCTTCAACGTCACCGCCATGACCTACCCCGAGGCCTACCGCACCGAAATGACGGGCGAGTTTCTCAAGGTCGTGCTCGAGGACGTGGCCGACAACATCTTCAACCCCGACCCCTTCTACCAGCAGGGCGGCGACATGGTGCGCACCGGCGGCCTCTCCTACACCATCGACATCGCCAAGCCCCAGGGCCAGCGCATCTCCAACCTCGCCCTGCTCTCCGGCGAGGCCATCGACCCGGCCAGGAGCTACACCGTCGCCGGCTGGGCCTCGGTCAACGAGGGCACCGAGGGCCCGCCCGTCTGGGAGGTGGTCGAGGCCCACATCCGCGCGCTCGGCACCCTCTCGCCCGGCGAAAACACATCCGTCACGGTGATCGAATGA
- the soxA gene encoding sulfur oxidation c-type cytochrome SoxA gives MNKASKRASYTALIAAASAFALAAHAEPDDSSLVINGETEIVTETAAPAHLDGAVDTIYSGWRFRTPETQALEMDDFDNPGMLTVDAAMDAYSTAEGTAGQSCQGCHEGIESFAGLTATMPKVDEETGKLVSMEDVINECRTERMGADAWKWSSDDMQGMVALLGLQSRGMPVNVAIDGPAAPFWEQGKEMYYTRYGQLELSCANCHEDNYGNMIRADHLSQGQTNGFPTYRLKQAKLISKHNRFRGCIRDTRAETFAEGSDEFRALELYVASRGNGLSVETPAVRQ, from the coding sequence GTGAACAAAGCAAGCAAACGCGCAAGCTACACCGCACTCATCGCCGCCGCTTCCGCCTTCGCGCTGGCGGCCCATGCGGAGCCTGACGACAGCAGCCTCGTCATCAACGGCGAGACCGAGATCGTCACCGAAACCGCCGCCCCCGCGCATCTCGATGGGGCGGTCGACACCATCTACTCGGGCTGGCGCTTCCGCACGCCTGAGACCCAGGCGCTCGAAATGGACGATTTCGACAACCCCGGCATGCTCACCGTGGATGCCGCGATGGATGCCTACTCCACCGCCGAAGGCACCGCCGGCCAGAGCTGCCAGGGCTGCCACGAGGGCATCGAAAGCTTCGCCGGCCTCACCGCCACCATGCCCAAGGTCGATGAAGAGACCGGCAAGCTGGTGTCGATGGAAGATGTCATCAACGAGTGCCGCACCGAGCGCATGGGCGCCGACGCCTGGAAATGGTCGAGCGACGACATGCAGGGCATGGTCGCCCTGCTCGGCCTGCAATCGCGCGGCATGCCGGTGAACGTGGCCATCGACGGGCCCGCCGCCCCCTTCTGGGAGCAGGGCAAGGAGATGTATTACACCCGCTACGGCCAGCTCGAGCTGTCCTGCGCCAATTGCCACGAAGACAACTACGGCAACATGATCCGCGCCGACCACCTGAGCCAGGGGCAGACCAACGGCTTCCCCACCTACCGGCTCAAGCAGGCCAAGCTGATCTCCAAGCACAACCGCTTCCGGGGCTGCATCCGCGACACCCGCGCCGAGACCTTCGCCGAAGGCTCCGACGAGTTCCGCGCGCTCGAGCTCTACGTTGCCTCCCGCGGCAACGGCCTCTCGGTCGAAACCCCGGCCGTGCGCCAGTAA
- the soxZ gene encoding thiosulfate oxidation carrier complex protein SoxZ, with protein MATGVKPRVKVPAKASAGEAITIKTLISHQMESGQRKDGDGNPIPRSIINHFTCTFNGETVIDVQMEPAISTNPYFEFQAVVPESGTFEFTWQDDDGSTYTETKEITVG; from the coding sequence ATGGCAACCGGCGTCAAACCCCGCGTCAAAGTCCCCGCCAAGGCCTCCGCCGGCGAGGCGATCACCATCAAAACGCTGATCTCGCACCAGATGGAAAGCGGCCAGCGCAAGGATGGCGATGGCAACCCCATCCCGCGCTCGATCATCAACCACTTCACCTGCACCTTCAACGGCGAGACCGTGATCGACGTGCAGATGGAGCCGGCGATCTCGACCAACCCCTACTTCGAGTTCCAGGCCGTGGTACCGGAGTCGGGCACCTTCGAGTTCACCTGGCAGGACGATGACGGCTCGACCTACACCGAAACCAAAGAGATCACCGTCGGCTGA
- the soxY gene encoding thiosulfate oxidation carrier protein SoxY, with translation MNLTRRETLLMGAGAALAATLPMPAMADAVSDAIMAFTGGVEPTEGGVTLNAPEIAENGNTVPIGVEAEGAESIILLSTGNPLPDVATFTFGPLAASQSGSTRIRLAKTQDVIAVAKMSDGSFHKTSALIKVTIGGCGG, from the coding sequence ATGAACCTGACCAGACGTGAAACCCTGCTGATGGGCGCAGGCGCGGCGCTTGCCGCCACCCTGCCCATGCCCGCCATGGCCGATGCCGTGAGCGATGCCATCATGGCCTTCACCGGCGGCGTCGAGCCCACCGAGGGCGGCGTCACCCTGAACGCGCCAGAGATCGCCGAGAACGGCAATACCGTTCCGATCGGCGTCGAGGCCGAGGGCGCCGAGAGCATCATCCTGCTCTCCACCGGCAACCCGCTGCCCGACGTGGCCACCTTCACCTTCGGCCCGCTGGCCGCCAGCCAGTCCGGCTCCACCCGCATCCGCCTCGCCAAGACGCAGGACGTGATCGCGGTGGCCAAGATGTCCGACGGCAGCTTCCACAAGACCAGCGCGCTTATCAAAGTCACCATCGGCGGCTGCGGCGGCTGA
- the soxX gene encoding sulfur oxidation c-type cytochrome SoxX: MKKTLALMAAAAIAASSAALAEVVAPTEVAFDDYGAVEQSLTGMPGDVEKGAALMNKGAGNCIACHQIAALPELAFQGGIGPALDGAGSRWTEAELRGIVANAKKTFDGSMMPSFYKTEGFTRLGNAYTGKAHEGDVAPLLTAEQIEDAVAFLMTLKDE; this comes from the coding sequence ATGAAGAAAACGCTAGCACTCATGGCCGCAGCCGCCATCGCCGCCAGCTCTGCCGCGCTGGCCGAGGTCGTCGCGCCCACAGAGGTGGCCTTCGATGACTACGGCGCCGTCGAGCAGTCGCTCACCGGCATGCCCGGCGATGTCGAGAAGGGCGCGGCCCTGATGAACAAGGGCGCGGGCAACTGCATTGCCTGCCACCAGATCGCCGCCCTGCCCGAGCTCGCCTTCCAGGGCGGCATCGGCCCGGCGCTCGACGGCGCCGGCAGCCGCTGGACCGAGGCCGAGCTGCGCGGCATCGTCGCCAACGCCAAGAAAACCTTCGATGGCTCGATGATGCCGTCGTTCTACAAGACCGAGGGCTTCACCCGCCTGGGCAACGCCTACACCGGCAAGGCCCACGAGGGCGACGTGGCCCCGCTGCTGACCGCCGAACAGATCGAAGACGCGGTGGCCTTCCTGATGACGCTCAAGGACGAGTGA
- a CDS encoding thioredoxin family protein, with the protein MRRLIASAATALLLAVPSFGPAMAEAPLGDDGLHKPEWLRTTFLDLREDLEEARAEGKRYIVMVEQRGCIYCIKMHNEVFPDPEVEALIEENFFVVQINLYGSIDVTDFDGTTLPESEMAQHWGTMFTPTMFFLPEEVPEGMTAAQASVATMPGAFEQDTMVDLLTWVRDKGYEGEESFQRYHGRMVGEREEAAESEG; encoded by the coding sequence ATGCGCCGCCTCATCGCCTCTGCCGCCACCGCCCTGCTGCTCGCCGTGCCCTCGTTTGGCCCCGCCATGGCCGAGGCCCCGCTGGGCGATGACGGGCTGCACAAGCCCGAATGGCTGCGCACCACCTTCCTCGATCTGCGCGAAGATCTCGAAGAGGCCCGCGCCGAGGGCAAGCGCTACATCGTCATGGTCGAGCAGCGCGGCTGCATCTACTGCATCAAGATGCACAACGAGGTCTTTCCCGACCCCGAGGTCGAGGCGCTGATCGAAGAGAACTTCTTCGTCGTGCAGATCAACCTCTACGGCAGCATCGACGTGACCGACTTCGACGGCACCACCCTGCCCGAAAGCGAGATGGCCCAGCACTGGGGCACCATGTTCACCCCCACCATGTTCTTTCTGCCCGAAGAGGTGCCCGAGGGCATGACCGCCGCGCAGGCCTCGGTGGCCACCATGCCCGGGGCCTTCGAGCAGGACACCATGGTCGACCTGCTGACATGGGTGCGCGACAAGGGCTACGAGGGCGAAGAGAGCTTTCAGCGCTACCACGGCCGCATGGTCGGCGAGCGCGAAGAGGCCGCCGAAAGCGAGGGCTGA
- a CDS encoding cytochrome c biogenesis protein CcdA, with product MKQGKAAMLLDIGIWSAFLGGLIVFFSPCVLPIVPFYLSYMAGVSVAEISTDGTLARGARLRLIGAAVMFSLGMMTVFAVLGAGAFAVSEIFRQHIDIFRYIAGAVVLVMGLHFLGVFRIPLLDRSFQMQAGDTSRMTLWSSYLVGLAFMAGWTPCVGGVLTGVFMMASTDDTAWRGLLMVNVFGAGMVLPFILAAFFTAPFMQFAGRFRKHLGKMEKVMGGLLILFAVLILTGTVNAIAWWLIEAFPVFTS from the coding sequence GTGAAACAAGGGAAGGCGGCCATGCTGCTCGATATCGGCATATGGAGCGCCTTCCTCGGCGGGCTCATCGTGTTCTTCTCGCCCTGCGTGCTGCCGATCGTGCCGTTCTACCTCTCCTACATGGCCGGCGTCTCGGTGGCCGAAATCTCCACCGACGGCACCCTCGCACGTGGCGCACGCCTGCGCCTCATCGGCGCGGCGGTGATGTTCTCGCTCGGGATGATGACAGTCTTTGCCGTGCTCGGGGCAGGAGCCTTCGCCGTCTCCGAGATCTTCCGCCAGCATATCGACATCTTCCGCTACATCGCCGGGGCGGTGGTGCTGGTGATGGGGCTGCACTTTCTCGGCGTCTTCCGCATTCCTCTGCTCGATCGCAGCTTCCAGATGCAGGCGGGCGACACCTCCCGCATGACCCTGTGGTCGAGCTACCTCGTCGGCCTCGCCTTCATGGCGGGCTGGACGCCCTGCGTCGGCGGGGTGCTGACCGGGGTGTTCATGATGGCCTCCACCGACGATACCGCCTGGCGCGGGTTGCTCATGGTCAACGTCTTCGGGGCCGGCATGGTGCTGCCCTTCATCCTCGCCGCCTTCTTCACCGCCCCCTTCATGCAATTCGCCGGCCGCTTCCGAAAGCACCTCGGAAAGATGGAAAAGGTGATGGGCGGTTTGCTCATCCTCTTTGCCGTGCTAATTCTGACAGGAACCGTCAACGCCATTGCCTGGTGGCTGATCGAGGCCTTCCCGGTCTTCACCAGCTAG
- a CDS encoding helix-turn-helix transcriptional regulator gives MNGIRAAVPEAGLAPEDMDRMVANAQAAAGFLKAIGHEGRLMILCHLASGEKSVTELETLLKARQAAVSQQLSRLRAEGLVTPRREGKAIFYSLADDRAARVMGVLYDLFCKEG, from the coding sequence ATGAACGGGATACGCGCGGCGGTGCCCGAGGCGGGGCTTGCGCCCGAGGACATGGACCGGATGGTGGCCAATGCGCAGGCGGCGGCGGGGTTCTTAAAGGCGATCGGCCACGAGGGGCGGCTGATGATCCTGTGCCACCTCGCCAGCGGCGAGAAATCCGTGACCGAGCTGGAAACGCTGCTGAAGGCGCGGCAGGCGGCGGTGTCGCAACAGCTTTCGCGGCTGAGGGCGGAGGGGCTGGTGACCCCGCGCCGGGAGGGCAAGGCGATTTTCTACAGCCTTGCCGACGACCGCGCTGCGCGGGTGATGGGTGTGCTTTACGATCTGTTCTGCAAGGAAGGCTGA